The Verrucomicrobiia bacterium sequence AGTCCATTCTTCGGGAATATTTTTTAGCAATTTCTTGAGTAATTTCCGGATGATCAAAAGCGTAAGCGGTGGCGTGTTGAACGGCTAAAAATTGACCGGAATCAGTGTTGTCTTTTACATCCCCGTAGGCGCGAACAAGTTTTTCGTTACCGGCTACGAAACCGCACCGCCAACCGGTCATGTTAAAGTTTTTGCTAGCGGAATGCAGTTCAATGCCCACTTCTTTTGCACCGGGCATGGATAAAAAGCTCAACGGTGTTCCTTCAAAAACTAAAGCAGCGTATGCAAAATCGTGAATGACGATAATTTTATTTTCTTGAGCAAATTCGATAACCTTTTTGAAAAATTCAGGAGTCGCGCTTGCGCCGGTCGGATTATTGGGATAGTTGATGACCAGAGTTTTTGCTCGCTTCAAAATATCAACAGGAATGGAATCAAGGTTGGGTAGGAAATGATTTTCTTCCGTAAGTTTTAAATTGTAAACTTCGCCGCCGTAATATTTAGCATGGGTGCCAAAGATGGGATAACCTGGCGTTGTCATGAGCGCAACATCGCCGGGGTTAATAAAGCAGGCTGGTAAAATAGAAAGCGCAGCTTTGCTACCGATGGAGTGAATGACTTCTTTTTCAGGATCGATCGTAGCGCCACAAACATTTTTAAGATAGCTCGCCGCGGCCTGTTTCAGTACTGCATCGCCATTATCGGCATAGCCACGATTTTCGGGTTTTAGCGCTTCGCCATGCAGGGTTTTTATCACTTCGGAAAAAGCCATTTCATCCGGTTCGCCAACCCCGAGATCGAGAAGTTCCACTTCAGGATGTTTCGCGCGCGCCGATGCTTTTGCGCGTTTGATTTTTTCAAATTTATAAATAGCGGTGCTTTTGCCGTAATTTTTTCCGCCAATGCGTTCTGCAAATAAGTCTTGAATATAACTGTCTTCCATTTAACAGGCTCTAGAGAAAATAGAGAAAATTTAAAATAAAAATTGACGTAAATTAAATGGTGATCTAGAAAATATTCAATTCATGACGAATCAAGCAAACAAACTTGGTGGTCTAATTACAAGAAAAGATTTTATCTTTTATTCTCTTAGTGGATTTCTTTTTACCTGTCTTCCTGCTTTTTTGAAACAGTCGTCGCGTTTGAAAGCAAAACAACATTTTTCAATTAAACCGATTTCGGGCGTTCATTATAAACCTTCTTTTCTGGCTTTTTGTAAGAGAGCTAAATTTTCTTCGGTTAAACAAGCCATTACCGCTGTTAAAAATGATAAAATTCCTTTTGAAATTAGTCATGAAACATAAGTAAACGACTTTTAACCTCTCCAAACCATTTCACTGAAGCTTTATTAGTCTTGAAATGGGCGAGAGGGTGCCCCCGGGAATAAAAACCCGGGGGATTTTTAAAAAAAATGAAAACGCATCCTTCCTTCCGAAAACGTCGAGGAAAGCTTTCTTATCCTAAAAATGAAATTAGCGTAACCTGGCAAGCCATTACTGCTTTGATTAAAAGTAATGAAATAGCGGAGGCGTTGGCAGAACTTGATTCCTTAGCTCAACAAAGCGCAACTCCTGAAGTTCGATCACAAATTTTGGCTTTGGTAGGCGATTGTGAATTTAAGCGTAGCAAATATGAAGCGGCTCAAAAGGTTTATGAGTCAGCATTTCAATTGGTTTCTGGAACTTATTATGAATGGTTGCGACCGGCTTTAGGAAAGATCAGAGCTTTTTTAGCGAATTATCAAGTCCAAGAAGCTTATGATTATTCTCAAAAAACACTTTCTTTAGCTCAAGAGAAAAGCGAGGCATTTCAGGCTTATGTCAGTCAACTTACGTTGACTTCCCAAACTATTACTGTTCCGCTTCGCCCAGTTAATCCAGCCAGTGTTGCTTATCGGATTGGCTGTTGTTTTCGTGAGAAAGGGGAAAATGAAAAAGCAAAGGAATTTTTCACAAGAGCAGTGGAAATTAATCCTAACCAGGCCATTCCATCTCAAATTCAATTAGCTGAAATTGAGTTGAGAAATCATCCTCAATCGGCTTTGGATTTGGCTCTGGTTGCTATTAAATCAGGTCAAGGCAAAGCCAAAACGATCGCTGCATGGCCCATTTTGATTCGTGCCTTGGTCAAATTAAATCAGCCCTTTACTGATTCTTATCTTAATATTTTAGCGCAAGCCACGCCCACGTTGCGATCACGCGCGATGCTGATGATTGTGCGAGAGTTGCGCCGTTTTCAGCGACGAGAATGGCAGGTTTTGGCTGATCGTTGGTTGCAAGAAGATGGGGCGCAAGATTCTAGTGTGGCGGCGGAGATGCAAGAAATGATTTTGTCCACAGAAAAACAAGCCGTGGATGTGACCGCGCAACGGGTTGAAAAAGCCAAAGCATTGTTGCAAACGCCAAATCTTTGTCCACGCGAATGGATCACAGCCGCGAAAACGATTGTCGAAACTTCTTGTCGCTTGAATTTGGCATTTGATCTGGAAGGTTTAATGGGGCAAGCCACAAATTTATTTGATCCGGAAAAAATGTCTATCATTCGACACAGCATCGCGCGCTCCTGTTTTTTGGGAGATCGGGCGGATTTAGCAAGGCCTTTATTGGAACAAAATTTAGCTACTGTTTCATCGCAACATTCGCTCTGGGGCAAGACCGTTTGGTCATTGGCTCAATTATCGGAAGCGGCAGAAGATTATTCGTTAGCGGCTTATTATTATTTCAAACTGGCTCAACAATCTTCCCAAGCACTTCGCTTTCGTCTCATGGCGCGTTTAAGTTGGTGCGAGTGTTTGATTGAAACGGGCGATTCTGTGGCGTTGCAAGCAGCTCAACCCGAAATTGAAAATTTACTGGCGCAAACCCAAGACTTTAGCTTGCTCATGGATTTTGCGAGAAAACTTCGTTTTGTGCGAGGTCCACTGCAAAATTTGGCCAAACCACTTTTCCTGAAAGGGGAGACGATGGCTAGAGAAACGTTTCAGAAAAGTTCTTCGCCAAACTATGCCGTGAAAATTTTGAATCATCTCACACGTCGGCAAGTGGATTTTAATCATTTTGACCAAACCCTTGCACTTTGGCATTCCTTAACACCAGAAAAGAAACAATGGCTTTGGAGCGATAAAATCGAATATTGGGATTATCTCTCTTACGTTTTTTCGGCTTATGTTGTAACCAAACAAGCCAAACTTGGAAAGGCTTTAGCTCAGAACTATCTCGAAAATCCCTCCACACCTGTTAATGGCATCGGATCTTTAGGAGTTTCTTATGGTCTTTATCAACTCAATCAAGGTAACCAGCAAGAAGCTTTTCTATGGTTTGAAAAAGTGGCCGTTTCGGGTTTTAGTGCAGGTCGGGCCGCCTATGCCCACTACTGGCTGGCTTTGCGAGCGTTCAAACAAAACAATTTGGCTGAAGCCAATCGGCAAAGTCAGCGATTGCTTGCGATTTTGCCGCCGCGTTTTGGCCAACTCAAAGAAAAAGCCCTAGGCGCCTGCGCGCTTTTAATCCAAAAACAACTCAATCGTGAAGCAGCTATTTTGGCCGCTCCGGATCAAGAAAAATATATTCGCGCTCAATGGCATCGGGTGACTTCCGATTTAGAACGCTTATGAAATTTCGTCTCTTATTCTTTTTGCTAATAAGTTTTTTACTCCCTTTCTTTCTTCTTGCGGAAAAGGGCGATGTCCCAATCACAGCCACCGACACCAGTAGCGATGCTGGCACGCGAGAAAGCACTAAAACTTTGAAAATGGTTTATAAAGGAGAATCTCGAACGGCTAAGCTCGAAATTGCAGATAGCGGTTACGAAGAAAATGAGCCTCACTGGTATGGAGATGGCGTTGATGGCTCGCCTGGATCTTTAATTGCCACCTTCGAAGGCAGCAGTAGCACAACCGC is a genomic window containing:
- a CDS encoding tetratricopeptide repeat protein — protein: MKTHPSFRKRRGKLSYPKNEISVTWQAITALIKSNEIAEALAELDSLAQQSATPEVRSQILALVGDCEFKRSKYEAAQKVYESAFQLVSGTYYEWLRPALGKIRAFLANYQVQEAYDYSQKTLSLAQEKSEAFQAYVSQLTLTSQTITVPLRPVNPASVAYRIGCCFREKGENEKAKEFFTRAVEINPNQAIPSQIQLAEIELRNHPQSALDLALVAIKSGQGKAKTIAAWPILIRALVKLNQPFTDSYLNILAQATPTLRSRAMLMIVRELRRFQRREWQVLADRWLQEDGAQDSSVAAEMQEMILSTEKQAVDVTAQRVEKAKALLQTPNLCPREWITAAKTIVETSCRLNLAFDLEGLMGQATNLFDPEKMSIIRHSIARSCFLGDRADLARPLLEQNLATVSSQHSLWGKTVWSLAQLSEAAEDYSLAAYYYFKLAQQSSQALRFRLMARLSWCECLIETGDSVALQAAQPEIENLLAQTQDFSLLMDFARKLRFVRGPLQNLAKPLFLKGETMARETFQKSSSPNYAVKILNHLTRRQVDFNHFDQTLALWHSLTPEKKQWLWSDKIEYWDYLSYVFSAYVVTKQAKLGKALAQNYLENPSTPVNGIGSLGVSYGLYQLNQGNQQEAFLWFEKVAVSGFSAGRAAYAHYWLALRAFKQNNLAEANRQSQRLLAILPPRFGQLKEKALGACALLIQKQLNREAAILAAPDQEKYIRAQWHRVTSDLERL
- a CDS encoding LL-diaminopimelate aminotransferase — its product is MEDSYIQDLFAERIGGKNYGKSTAIYKFEKIKRAKASARAKHPEVELLDLGVGEPDEMAFSEVIKTLHGEALKPENRGYADNGDAVLKQAAASYLKNVCGATIDPEKEVIHSIGSKAALSILPACFINPGDVALMTTPGYPIFGTHAKYYGGEVYNLKLTEENHFLPNLDSIPVDILKRAKTLVINYPNNPTGASATPEFFKKVIEFAQENKIIVIHDFAYAALVFEGTPLSFLSMPGAKEVGIELHSASKNFNMTGWRCGFVAGNEKLVRAYGDVKDNTDSGQFLAVQHATAYAFDHPEITQEIAKKYSRRMDLLVATLQKLGFQARKPKGSFFLYVKAPKAATSAQGKITFATAEDFSQWLITEKCISTVPWDDAGAYVRWSVTFQAPTENDEKRVTQEILNRLGNVTLEW